The Magnolia sinica isolate HGM2019 chromosome 10, MsV1, whole genome shotgun sequence genome includes a window with the following:
- the LOC131216915 gene encoding transmembrane 9 superfamily member 11, translating to MGLFRKSIIWVLFMFLILQSGHGFYLPGSYPHKYLISDQLSVKVNSLTSIDTEMPFSYYSLPFCKPQEGVKQSAENLGELLMGDRIENSPYKFSMYTNQTQIFLCQTEPLSAKDFKLLKERIDQMYQVNLILDNLPAIRYTKKDNYLLRWTGYPVGIRVQDVYYVFNHLKFTVSVHQYEETNVARVMGTGDAAEVIPTIEKASDAPGYMVVGFEVVPCSIQHDVESTKNLKMYAKYPSAVNCDPAMVSNAVKEGQPMVFTYEVSFVESDIKWPSRWDAYLKMEGAKVHWFSILNSLMVIAFLAGIIFVILLRTVRRDLTKYEELDKEAQALMNEELSGWKLVVGDVFRAPSNPELLCVMVGEGIQLLGMAVVTILFAAFGFMSPASRGTLVMGMLFFYLILGIAAGYAAIRLWKTLRCGDYSGWVSVSWKVSFYFPGSAFLILTGLNFLLWGSHSTGAIPISLYIILLLLWFCISVPLTLVGGYLGAKAPHIEYPVRTNQIPREIPAQKYPSWLLVLGAGTLPFGTLFIELFFIMSSIWMGRVYYVFGFLFIVLTLLVVVCAAVSLVLTYMHLCVEDWKWWWKSFFASGSVAIYMFLYSINYLVFDLKSLSGPVSATLYLGYSFLMVSAIMLATGTIGFLSSFWFVHFLFSSVKLD from the coding sequence ATGGGTCTTTTCCGTAAATCTATCATCTGGGTCTTGTTCATGTTCTTGATTCTTCAATCAGGACATGGGTTTTATCTGCCAGGTAGTTACCCTCACAAATACCTGATTTCTGACCAACTCTCAGTAAAGGTGAACTCCCTTACTTCTATAGACACTGAGATGCCCTTCAGCTACTACAGCCTCCCCTTCTGTAAGCCCCAAGAGGGTGTTAAACAAAGCGCCGAGAACCTCGGCGAGCTCCTCATGGGTGATCGCATTGAGAATTCACCGTATAAATTCAGTATGTATACGAACCAGACCCAGATCTTCCTTTGCCAGACCGAACCTTTATCGGCCAAGGATTTCAAGCTTCTCAAGGAGAGGATTGATCAGATGTATCAGGTCAATTTGATTCTTGATAACCTCCCCGCAATTAGGTACACGAAGAAGGATAATTACTTATTGAGGTGGACTGGGTACCCTGTTGGGATTCGGGTTCAagatgtgtactatgtgtttaaTCATTTGAAGTTTACAGTCTCGGTCCATCAGTATGAGGAGACCAATGTGGCCCGTGTGATGGGGACTGGTGATGCGGCCGAGGTGATCCCCACAATCGAGAAGGCGTCTGATGCGCCCGGCTACATGGTGGTTGGATTTGAAGTTGTGCCTTGCAGCATTCAGCATGATGTTGAGTCAACGAAGAATCTTAAGATGTATGCTAAATATCCATCGGCGGTTAACTGTGACCCGGCTATGGTGTCCAATGCTGTGAAGGAGGGGCAGCCGATGGTTTTCACATATGAGGTGTCGTTCGTGGAGAGCGATATCAAGTGGCCATCGAGGTGGGATGCATACTTGAAGATGGAGGGTGCAAAGGTCCACTGGTTCTCAATCCTCAACTCACTGATGGTCATTGCTTTTCTCGCTGGGATCATTTTTGTGATCTTGTTGCGGACAGTCCGCCGAGACCTGACCAAGTATGAAGAGCTTGACAAGGAAGCCCAGGCACTGATGAATGAGGAGTTGTCAGGTTGGAAGCTTGTTGTTGGGGATGTGTTCAGGGCCCCAAGCAATCCGGAACTTCTATGTGTAATGGTGGGTGAAGGAATTCAGTTACTTGGGATGGCTGTTGTGACTATCTTGTTTGCAGCCTTTGGTTTCATGTCCCCAGCCTCTCGTGGAACCCTGGTCATGGGTATGCTCTTCTTCTACCTGATTTTGGGAATTGCGGCCGGTTATGCAGCTATTAGGCTTTGGAAGACTCTCCGATGCGGGGATTACTCTGGATGGGTGTCGGTTTCTTGGAAGGTTTCTTTCTACTTTCCCGGCTCTGCGTTTCTGATACTGACTGGACTGAACTTTCTACTGTGGGGTAGCCACAGCACAGGGGCCATTCCCATATCCTTATACATCATCCTTCTCTTGCTTTGGTTTTGCATCTCGGTTCCCCTTACACTTGTGGGCGGGTACCTCGGAGCAAAGGCGCCCCACATTGAGTACCCCGTCCGGACCAATCAGATCCCCCGCGAAATCCCAGCACAAAAATACCCATCATGGTTGTTGGTTCTTGGGGCTGGCACTCTACCGTTCGGAACACTCTTCATCGAGCTCTTCTTCATCATGTCCAGCATTTGGATGGGCCGTGTTTACTACGTTTTTGGGTTCCTCTTCATCGTGCTGACACTCCTTGTCGTCGTTTGTGCTGCAGTGTCCCTTGTCCTCACTTACATGCACCTATGTGTTGAGGACTGGAAATGGTGGTGGAAATCCTTCTTTGCCTCTGGCTCTGTCGCCATATACATGTTCTTGTACTCCATTAACTATCTCGTTTTTGACCTTAAGAGCCTCAGCGGGCCCGTTTCTGCCACCCTCTATCTTGGGTACTCGTTCTTAATGGTTTCGGCTATCATGCTTGCGACAGGCACGATTGGGTTCCTCTCTTCATTTTGGTTTGTGCATTTCCTGTTTTCTTCTGTGAAGCTAGACTGA